TTCATAATTTTCAGATTCCGGATCATCCCTGGAATTCCCGTTCTGATCTCATCTCTAAAAGTAAGACTAGCTAAAATATTTTCCTCATTAAAAAAATAAACAAGACTTTCTTGAGCATTTACCACAGCAGTGATCATCTCGAGCTTACCGGAAATCAGATGTTGCGCTTGTTGTTTTAAAAATTTATGGCTCCCCAGAAAATATTTTATATTATTAAAACCAGCTTCTACACCCAGGCCAGGATGGTTCTTGTAGAAATCAGGAAAACGCTCCATCTCAGACTCCGATGGAATTTCTATGGCTTTTGCAAGAGGATGATCTGAACGGATTGCCATACTTTTTAATATTTCACGATGGTCTGGAATGTCCGTAAACCAACGAACGTTTGTTAGTTTTGGAATTCCATGTGTGAGTGTGCCTGTTTTATCAAATATCAAAGTGTCTATTGATTTTACCTGTTCTAAACTACCGGCATCCCGAATCAGGATTCCATGCTGAGCCGCTTTCCCCATACCCACAATAACGGCAGTTGGCGTTGCTAAGCCCAAAGCACATGGACAAGCCACGATAAGTACGGTCACTAAAGCAAGAATGCCCTTTTGCAATCCTTGTACAGGATCCATGAAATACCAGATAACAAATGAAAGTAAGGCAAGAAAAATTACAGTAGGTACAAACACTGAAGCAATTTGATCTGTAAGTTTTTGAACTGGGGCTTTAGTCGTTTGTGCTTTTTGCACCCATTGTATCATTTGAGCCAATTGCGTTTCAAGACCTACTTTTTGAGCTCTATAAGTTAAACTGCCTTCCAGATTGAGAGAACCACCCATCACGCGATTTCCAATTTGTTTTATGAGTGGCATGGATTCTCCGGTCATCAAACTTTCATCAACTGCCGAATTTCCGGATTCAACAATTCCATCTACTGCTATGCGATCGCCTGGACGTGCCAATAACAAATCACCAACATTGGCCTCAGCACTTTTGATTTCATCAAATCCTCCAGAAGTATTTACACGTAAAACCGTAGCAGGATGCAGTTCCATCAGTTTCCGAATCGCAATACCCGTCTTTGCTTTTGTTTTTTCTTCCAGCCATTTCCCCAACAATAAAAAGGCAATTACAACTGCAGCAGACTCAAAATAAATTGGTTTAAATTCCAAATCAAACTGCTCTGTTTCAGCTTTAAACAAATAGGCTACACTAGTGCAATATGCCACGGTCGAACTCATGGCTACCAGTGTATCCATGTTCACTTTACCATGCCGGCCCAATAACCAGGCTCTTTTAAAATAATCTCTGCCCAACCAGAATATTACCGGAGTTGAAAGCAGCCAAAGTATCCATGGAGTATATACCCAATGCATATGCATCATGCCCAACCAAACGATTGGCACGCATATTATTAATGCCCAGAATGCTTTGTGCTTTTGATTTTGCAGGAACTGCCTTTCTTCGCCAACATCAAAATCTGTAATAGGATGATCGGGTATGGCTTCCAAATGGTAGGAATGATCTGATATTAATTTTTCGAGAACATTGGAATTCACTAAATTTTCCAAATAACTCAATTTTAAAACAGAATTTGCATAATTGACTTCTGCACTTATAACGCCTTTTTGATCTTTCAGAATGTCTTCGATACTTAATGCACAATTTGCACACGACATTCCCTGGACTTTGTAAAGTTTTTCCAACAGCGGGATTTTGAAAGCTGCATTTTGCAACTTCGAAAGGATATCAGGTAAAATTTCGAAAAGGGCATCTGATTCAAGATGGATTCCATGATGAATCTTTTGAAATTTCAATTGCGAAGACCATTCTTTCAAAAGATCCTCGATCTTAGCATTGCTCTTTGAATTTGTTGTAGAATTCCAGTAAATATCAATTTGCTTGATAGATTGCTTCATTGTGGCGTCCCTTTGTTATAACTGAACCTCTTATAAAACAATAAGCAGATGATGTAGTTCAGCATTAGTCTTGTCAAAAGTCTTTATGCGGTTTAAAACTTTAAAACTTGGGGTGGGCTTTAAAAAAAGAATAGCGAGACTACATTGTCATCTCGCTATTTCGGATATATATATGGGAATTAGAGAAAAAAGCAATGAATAAAACGCCTTTATTGCTTTCCTCTTGTTTTCTTCACAACAAATTTACAAATGTTCTGCACATTGTTTCATGTTTTTATAAATTTTATCAGGCCTCTCCGGCTTCGACACTTTCTTCGATTTTTACCATTTTTCCAGTGGCGAGTTTGGCTTTTATTTTTTCTTCAATTTGAGCTGAAAGTTCCGGATTGTCTTCTAAAAATTGTTTTGCTGAGTCACGGCCCTGTGCAATTTTCGTGCCTTCATAGCTAAACCAAGAGCCACTTTTCTGGATTACATTTAGTTCAGAGCCTAAATCCACAATTTCCCCTGATTTTGAAATTCCCTCACCGTAGGTGATATCAAATTCTGCGACGCGAAAAGGAGGTGCCATTTTGTTTTTGACGACTTTTACTTTGACTCTGTTTCCTACAATGTTTCCATCTTTATCTTTAATGGCACTGCTAGTGCGGCGGATGTCTAGGCGGATACTGGCATAAAATTTCAATGCATTTCCACCAGTAGTTGTTTCCGGATTTCCGAACATCACCCCGATTTTTTCTCTCAACTGATTAATGAATATGCAACAACAGCCTGTTCTTCCGATCGTTCCGGTTAATTTCCGAAGTGCCTGACTCATCAATCTGGCCTGGAGACCCATTTTTGATTCACCCATTTCTCCTTCTATTTCACTTTTGGGCACAAGTGCCGCTACAGAGTCAATGACAATGATATCAATAGCACCGGAGCGAATCAGGTTTTCAGTGATTTCGAGGGCTTGCTCCCCATTGTCCGGTTGAGAGATCAGAAGATCTTCCGTATTGACTCCCAGGGCCTCTGCATATGCCCTGTCGAAAGCATGTTCTGCATCAATAAAAGCTGCGATTCCCCCTCTTTTCTGGCATTCTGAAATGGCGTGAATTGCCAAAGTCGTTTTTCCTGAACTTTCGGGACCATAAATTTCAACAACTCTACCACGCGGCAAACCACCTATACCTAATGCAATATCAAGCCCCAGTGAACCGGTAGAAATAGAATCAACACTATCCAATATGGGTTTGTCTCCCAATTTCATAATGCTCCCTTTGCCATATGTTTTTTCAAGCCTATCGACCGTAAGCGCCAGTGCTTTTAGTTTTTCTTCTCTTTCTTTAGACATATTAAATAAATTTATATAAGTGCAAATGTAATGTATTAAATGAATTTCAATGTATAAATATCTCGATGTTATGGATCTCTCAGGACTCACAAATCAGCTAAAAAGACTCAGGGTAAACCCTGAAAATGCTCAGGGGAAACCCTGAATTTTCGCCCTTTTATTTGGATTCTTGTTTTATTCATATTACTATTGTTCAGGTTTTAAGAAAAATAATAGATGCTTCGTTAATTCCAAACTCCGGTGTGCGTCAATAACCGATCAATTTGGAATCATCTTCATGAGATTTTTATTCTAGGGATTAGGAAACCGCCCCAATACTAACTGGGGCGGTTTTTTTTTACCCCCGCTATAAAAATATCAAATGCCATTTTAATTTATCTGGTAGTTCAACTACATTTTGATAAAACGAGAAAAAAGTCTATCTCTTCCCTCAGTTTTTATGATTACATGATATAGCCCCTTTGGAAAATCCATTACAGAAATACTACCACCAAAGTTTTCCTCTTGCATAGTTTTCAAAATGTGACCTTCGGCATTTGCGATTTGGATCTGTTCAAAATTTAATGGTTGTTTCATCTCCAGGTGCAAGGTTTCGTGCACAGGATTTGGAAAAATATTTCCTCCATTAAATTCAGGTCTTGTTGCCTCATTATTCACCACATACATACATGGACTTTTTTTGGCTTCGTAGGTAAAGAAAAGACTCAATCCATAAATAGTATCCGCACTGGTAGCGTTAAAAGTCCTAATCATACGGTATGTATATTCTGCTGGGAAAAAACCCCGACGATAATCATTGTTGAGATTTATACTGAATTCTTCTACTCTTCTCATACAGGCAAATCTCTTCCCCGGAAACTGGATCCATGCAGTCAAAGGATCTATGATCTCAGCATTAAAGTCCGGCGTTATAAAACTGTTATATACGCATTCCTGACTATTCACAAAATCAAGTGAATCCCAAACAATCTTGACAGGAAAGTGATTCGCTTTCACAAAAAGGATAATATTTCTACTCTCATGACAGGTATATCCAGGATATGGAAAATTTTCGAGCCTTTCAGCTTTCGAAATGATGCGCTTGCTTAAGGTACCTTCAAATCCTGCCTGATCCAATATACTTCGATGTGCAGCCCTGACTTCCAAATCTCCTGAAAACGGATGTGTTAGATTTACTTCTCCAAATTCCGGATTTAATATTTCATTGGCCGATGTATCAAAGCCAAGAGTAATGGTGTCTTTATTTCCCATCTGGTCTTCAAAATACAAACGCGTTTCAAACAATGGATTTTTTTGTCCAAGACCATCATTTAAAAATGGCATTAGAAATAGGAACAGAATATTTTTCATAATTACATTTTTACAAAATTACAAAAAGAGAGTTTATGATCGTTTTGAACAAAAAGCCTGTAAACACCCAAAGGTATTTCATGAGCATCAAATTCAAAATTATTGCTACCCTTATGCACCATCAGCTTATCAGAAAGGGTATAATTTAATCCCGTACTTATATTTCTGGCGATAACTGCAAATATTTCGGTTTCATCTTGATTTTGGATCTTTAAAGTAATACCTCCATTTACGGGATGATTCAAAATTTCCAATTCATCAAATGAAGCTGAACCACATGTGGCTTCATTGGTTCTGAATTTGTAAGCATAAAAATCCTGCGAACATTCATTAAATGTTTTTAACTCCGCTATATATGTAGTATTTGGCTTCAACAAATATTCATAACCCGGATACAGCTTGCTCGTTTTATAACAAAACCGCCCTGCAATTCCGAATCTGGTACCTGAATCATAAATTAGAATTTTACCATTATTTATTTCTTCAAATATTTTTAATTCGAAGGATTCTTCATCCCAACTACCTTCCATCATTAAACATTCATTACATCTGTATATATCTGCCTTATCTTTTGGCAGTTGATTAATAAATGCCTTGGTTGGCGGACAGCCACCGATTTTTTCTATTAAGTCGCATTTATTGTTGTTGATGAAGTTTAACATTTTTTCCAACTGACATGGCGTGATGGCAGATTTATTAGAAGAATAGGACATCACGTTGTTATCAATATTTTCTTCCAAACAACAAGGACTTGGAGCGCAAGGCGGAGCTTCATCACAGTCGCCTACTTGATTGAAGTTTCCATCGTAATACCCGGGTTCTCCGGGATGCGTTCCCGGAAATAATTGTCCCCAACAAGTTATACTTTGTTCATTCTTATTTTTATCTGAATTCCATTCAATAATCCCATTGCAATTTTTATCCCAAGAAAATATCATTCTAGGTGTATCTTCACAATCATCTGAATTAAAAGTATGTCCCAAACTAAATATATGACCCAATTCATGATACAGGTTTCCTAGAGTCCACCAAATTTCTGGATTAAATCTGACTGCCCCACCCGTATTATCTAATGAATATCCAATACCGGAAGCACCAAATGGAGAATGAGCTATATAAAAATTGATAGTGTTTGATCGGTCAACTCCAAATTCTCTGTTTAAATTAATGATATTGTATTCTGCTTCAGCCCGCGATTTACAATGTGTATAAACGCCTGTCAACACAAATCTGAAAGGCAGACAAGGCGCTTGTTTCAAATTGCTTTGCACCTGTTTTTGATTGTGTTTGATCTCATTATTCAATAATTGTATCATCCGTTCGGTATTCTTATATACTTCGTCCTGCTCGAACAATTCCTGTTGAATTTTTCCCTGACAATCGTCATCCACAAAATAATGCACATTCAATCTCAGGTAAATTGGCGTACAATTTTCCATGATATCCTGGACATCAAAACAAGTTACTGCCTGGCTGCTTTGTTGATTTGTAAAATCTTCCTGCCATGCGCAGTTGTAATCCATTTGTTGGGCATTTATTTGGGTACATAGCTTCATAACTATTACCATAAGGTAAAGGGTGTGTCTCATTGTAAATTATTTTAGGTGTTAAGAAATAAAATCCAAGGTAGGATACTTCGCTGAACGCGCAAGTGCGAGTTATTGATTGGGGAAATTGATTTATTGAGTGGGGTGGGGTGGGTTATTGAATGCACCTCATCCCCGGCCCTTCTCCACTGGCATGGAGAAGGGCCGGGGATGAGGCCAGGAGATCAATTGTACATCAATACTTCTTACTCCGCTCCCAATAATTCTGTGCCTCTATCTCCTCTAAAATATTTAAATAATTTCTATATCTGATTTCGCTTAAGACACCTTGATCTAAAAGATTTTTCACTTCACATTCGGGTTCATCTCGGTGAGTACATTGAGAGCCGAATTTGCATTTAGATGATACTTCAAAAAATTCTCTGAAATTATGCGCAACGTCCATGACTTCCAGATTGTTGAAGTTCAATGTTTTTATTCCGGGTGTATCTATTAAATAGGTATTTTCCTTGATAAGAAACATTTGTGCGAAGGTAGTAGTGTGCGTACCTTTTCCACTATAGTCGGAGATATCGCCCGTCCGTAAAATCAGATCAGGCTCTACACCATTGAGAATAGTTGATTTACCCACACCTGATTGTCCTGAAAACAAACTAATCTTATCTGTCAGTTTATCTCGCAATTCGCTTATACCATAATTAATGCGAGCAGATACGGCCATGACCTCATATCCTATTTTGGTATAAACCAGTTTTTGCTCTTCAAATATTTCTTTTTCGCGATCACCATAGAGATCCCTTTTATTAAAAATGATGAGGACCGGAATATTTTGAGGTTCTGTTGTTAAAATGAACCGGTCTATAAATCCTGGTTTTAAAGGGGGTTCACATATGCTTGTGATAAGAATGGCCTGATCGATATTACATGCTAAAATATGAATATGCCATTTGGACTTTGGTGATTGTCGAGCAATATAATTTTTTCTTGGAAGGACTTTTTTAATAATACCTTGCTTTTCATTTTCCAATTCAAACTCTACAAGATCACCAACGGCAATTGGATTGGTTACATTCTCTTTATCTAATTTGAGTTTTCCGATCAGTCTGCAAGCATAAAATGTCGATGAATTTTCATCCAGCACATCATACCAACTCCCCGTAGATCGCATCACCCTTCCAGTTAACATCAGGCTTTTGCATTTTTAAAATCAAAAGTTCTCACAAGGACCATCATTTCTTTTATCAAATCGGGATTTGTTTCTACTTCATTTCCAACCACGGCCAGATCTGCTCCGGATTGATAAGCTAATTCCAATGGAGGGCAAGATTTTAATCCTCCCCCTACAATCAATGGGAGATTTACCTTATTCGAAACGGCCTTGATCATTTCTGAAGCTACCGGTATTTTTGCGCCACTCCCCGCTTCCAAATAGATGCACTGAAAATTTAAAAACTTACAAGCCATAGCAGTTGCAACTGCAATTTCGGTTTTATCATGTGGTATTGGCAAGGTCTGACTTAAATACGCCGCTGTATTTGAATGGCCTCCATTTATTAACAAATAAGCTGTAGCTATCACTTCAAGATTTGTTTCAGCAATTTTCAAAGCGGCTTCGACGTGTTTAGAAATTAAGTATTCCGGATTTCGCCCGGAAACCAGTGATAAAAACAAAAGTGCATCTGCTCCGGGGTCTATTTGATAATTGTTTCCGGGAAATAATACGATGGGTATATTTGATTCACTTTTTATACGGGTAATACTTGAGGCCACATGATCTTCAGATAATAAACTTCCTCCAACAAAAAAATAACCGACACCATGAACATTCGCCAGTTCAATAATTTTATCCAGATTTTTGAGTTTGTTCTTATCGGGATCAATGAGAATAGCAAGACTTTTCTGTCCTCTTTGTTTTTTTTGCAATAACTGAGCATATAATGTTGCCATGTATCTGCAAAGCTAATGAAAACTCGCCCTCAATGCCATTTGAATTTGCATTTCAATTTCGAAGTAGGATGTTACACATTGTTCATGTCCCGCAGCGATTTCCTTATGGTATTCTCCTCCCGGGTGTATGTATATAATTTTTCCGTCTTTTCCGATCAAAAAACTTACCGATGTAAATTCTTTGGGAGTGCGACCTAACCAAAATTTATACAAATTGGTCCAATCCTGATCTATGCCTATCGGAAACTGAAATCCTTTTTCACGAACAAATTCGCGAACTTCCTCCGGATCAAGAATCCTTGGCTCGGGTTTGGGATGATAGAGCCCAATGACAACCAAACCTGAATCTGCATACCGCTGATGCCATTCATTTAATGCATCTGCGGATTGCACACAGAAAACGCATCCATCGGTCCACCAACGAAGTAATACGACCTTGCCTTGTAGATTCGCCAATTGTAATTCGGGCGAATGCAGCCAAATCATTTTTGAAAATTCCGGAGCGCGATCGCCAACTGAATATTCATGGTTTTGACAAGCATAAAATACGAAAAAGGAAAAATAAATAAAATGAAATTTCATCAGTGCAGCACCAATGCTTCGTCTTTTCCGAGAGCTTTATAACGTCCTTTGGAAAATTTACTCCCATTGAATTCGAGTTGTTCGCGTATTTGCTGTTTTTCAGCATCATCCAATTTTACAAAATCTGAACACCTTCTCGAACAACAGTCTTCATATTTTTGAGCGCAGGCGGGACATTGAATAAATAAAATATGACACTGGTCGTTTTTGCAATTCACATGATTATCACAAAGAGCTCCACATTGATGGCACCGAGAAATGATCTGATCGGAAATGCGCTCTCCCAGTCTTTCATCAAATACAAAATTTTTTCCTTTAAATTTATTTTCGAGATGCTGCTCATTTACTTGCCTTGCATATTCAATGATTCCTCCATTCAGTTGAAAGACATTTTTATATCCTTTATATTTTAAATAGGCACTTGCTTTTTCGCATCGAATGCCACCGGTACAATACATGACCAGGTTTTTATCCTTGTGCTCTGCAAGCATATCAGAAATAATCGGGAGCGATTCTCTGAAGGTAACGACCTCTGGACAAATAGCGTTCTCAAAATGACCCACTTCGCTCTCGTAGTGATTGCGCATATCCACTACTACGGTATTCTCTTTAGAAATAATTTCATTAAACTCCAGTGCATTCAGATGCACACCGCAATCAGACGCATTAAAATCGGGATCTTCAATGCCATCAGCGACAATTTTTTTGCGCACTTTAATATTCAGTTTAAAGAATGATTTACCGTCGTCTTCTATCGCAAAATTTAAGCGGATGCCATTTAAAAAATCGATGTCATTCATCACTTTTTTAAAATCTTCCAATCGAGCACTGGGTACTGAAATCTGCGCGTTGATGCCTTCTGATGCAATGTAAATACGCCCTAAAACTCCCAGCTGTTCATACCGATCATACAAATGATTGCGAAAAAATGGCGGATTCAGAATGTTGTAATACTTATAGAACGAAATAGTAGTTCTGGCTTCCTGACTTTCCTTCATTTTGCGAATGAGCTCTTCGCGGTTAACCAGATTATATAATCGAAGTGTCATACTAAATCAATGTTCGATAATAAAAGATTTCGCATTTGATCCATCCGTCGTCATAAAATACAGACCCGGCTGCCATCCTTCAGTTACAATTCTATGCAGCTTCGAAGGATTTTTTAATTGAAAGATTTCTTTGCCATAAATATTTTGGATGCTGATTTCAGAAATATTTGCATTGGCCAATTCAATATTTATATAATTTTTTGCTGGATTCGGATACATTTTTAAACCAGCAATTTCAGGCTGTTTGGTATCAACAACCAACAATGCTTTTTCTACTGCAGCCAAAGCATTTACAAACCCAAAACCAAAAGTATTATTCGGAATACTGCTTCCTGTTGATGGCCAACAATCGAAGTCCGAATTGATCCGCGTTGCAGTCTCTTCAATAATTTGCTCAATGCGTTCTACCTGACCAGACAGGAGTGGATTTGCGCTGATCATAAGTGCAACCAAGCCTGCAACGTGCGGACCTGCCATACTGGTGCCATTCCAGGAAGCGAAATTTCCATCAGGTAAAACAGATAACACATCTGAACCGGGAGCAACCACATTTGGTTTTACGCGAGTGGCTTTATAATTATTAACCGGACCGTTGCTGCTGAAATCGCTGATTTTTAAATCCTGTCTGACGGAGCCAACAGTAAAACTTTCTTCATAAATCGCAGGAATATGTTTTAGTGTATTGCAACTGGCACCATCATTACCAGCAGATACGACTACGACCACACCTGCTTTTCTCAAATTTTCAATAACCCTTTCCATAATGGGATAAGAAGATGTGTCACAGCCTTCTTCCAGACTGCAATACCAACTGTTATTGATCACGTGTGGAGCCTTGGTGGGATTGTGGTTTTGACCATTGAGATCGTGTGGCGCTAAAAAGAATTCAAAACATTCGATATAGGTTGATAAAGCACCATTGCCCCTTTCCATATTTCTGCAACCGATCCATTGAGCTTCAGGCGCAACACCAAACAATTGTTCGTCAGTACTTCCTACCATCGTACCAACTGTGTGCGTACCATGTGAATGATCATCACATGGTTCCTTGACATTGAGCCCACAAGGATTGTCGGGACTGCCGCTCAGAGGACTGATGGCATGAATGGCATCATGCCAGTTGTAATTATGATCGGTTTGCCCATTTTCAAAGCCACGATATTTGCTTTTGAGTCCGTTTACATCCCATTTTACGCCTGTATCTTCGCCTGCTACGACTATACCTTTGCCTTTGATCCCCAGATCCCATACTGCGGGAACATTCATTTGTTGAATACCCCAGGTAATTTCAGGCGCCCTTTGATGCATAATAGCAGAAGCATCTGTTTGCGGAAATTGAAAATTCAAATGAGCATCGTAGCTTATTTTTTCAATTCCGGTTTGAGCTTGTAAAAATGAGATTGCTTCGCGATCTATTTCAGCATGGATCACATTTGCGACAAAAAATGTCTTGTAACTTATATTTCTTTTTGCAAAATAATGAATGACCGCTTGTTGATTTTGTTCCGCTGTTTCCTTAAGTTGTTGGTAAACATAGTGGCCTTTTTGTTCTTTGGGCCATTCGGATTTCCATTCATTAAATGTGGCTTGTTCCTTAAATGAAATCAGCACGGGCCATTTTTCACCAGCTTCCATTTTTTGCAAAAGGGTGGAACTCATTTGTGCAGACAAATTGGCAAAAATGAGTAGCAATAAAAAAGTCAAAATTCTCATATTTCGGTTTGTGATTATACGTTTGAAATCATTTCTGTTCATTATATAATGGGATGCTTTATTATTCATTGCCGGTAATTATATAAATTTGAACTCTTTGGATATTAAAACACAATGAAGTTTCCCATAAATATTTCGCAAAGTTAGGCTGTTTTCCAA
The sequence above is a segment of the Saprospiraceae bacterium genome. Coding sequences within it:
- a CDS encoding T9SS type A sorting domain-containing protein, which encodes MKNILFLFLMPFLNDGLGQKNPLFETRLYFEDQMGNKDTITLGFDTSANEILNPEFGEVNLTHPFSGDLEVRAAHRSILDQAGFEGTLSKRIISKAERLENFPYPGYTCHESRNIILFVKANHFPVKIVWDSLDFVNSQECVYNSFITPDFNAEIIDPLTAWIQFPGKRFACMRRVEEFSINLNNDYRRGFFPAEYTYRMIRTFNATSADTIYGLSLFFTYEAKKSPCMYVVNNEATRPEFNGGNIFPNPVHETLHLEMKQPLNFEQIQIANAEGHILKTMQEENFGGSISVMDFPKGLYHVIIKTEGRDRLFSRFIKM
- a CDS encoding S8 family peptidase, producing MRILTFLLLLIFANLSAQMSSTLLQKMEAGEKWPVLISFKEQATFNEWKSEWPKEQKGHYVYQQLKETAEQNQQAVIHYFAKRNISYKTFFVANVIHAEIDREAISFLQAQTGIEKISYDAHLNFQFPQTDASAIMHQRAPEITWGIQQMNVPAVWDLGIKGKGIVVAGEDTGVKWDVNGLKSKYRGFENGQTDHNYNWHDAIHAISPLSGSPDNPCGLNVKEPCDDHSHGTHTVGTMVGSTDEQLFGVAPEAQWIGCRNMERGNGALSTYIECFEFFLAPHDLNGQNHNPTKAPHVINNSWYCSLEEGCDTSSYPIMERVIENLRKAGVVVVVSAGNDGASCNTLKHIPAIYEESFTVGSVRQDLKISDFSSNGPVNNYKATRVKPNVVAPGSDVLSVLPDGNFASWNGTSMAGPHVAGLVALMISANPLLSGQVERIEQIIEETATRINSDFDCWPSTGSSIPNNTFGFGFVNALAAVEKALLVVDTKQPEIAGLKMYPNPAKNYINIELANANISEISIQNIYGKEIFQLKNPSKLHRIVTEGWQPGLYFMTTDGSNAKSFIIEH
- the rsgA gene encoding ribosome small subunit-dependent GTPase A is translated as MLTGRVMRSTGSWYDVLDENSSTFYACRLIGKLKLDKENVTNPIAVGDLVEFELENEKQGIIKKVLPRKNYIARQSPKSKWHIHILACNIDQAILITSICEPPLKPGFIDRFILTTEPQNIPVLIIFNKRDLYGDREKEIFEEQKLVYTKIGYEVMAVSARINYGISELRDKLTDKISLFSGQSGVGKSTILNGVEPDLILRTGDISDYSGKGTHTTTFAQMFLIKENTYLIDTPGIKTLNFNNLEVMDVAHNFREFFEVSSKCKFGSQCTHRDEPECEVKNLLDQGVLSEIRYRNYLNILEEIEAQNYWERSKKY
- a CDS encoding rhodanese-related sulfurtransferase, with the translated sequence MTLRLYNLVNREELIRKMKESQEARTTISFYKYYNILNPPFFRNHLYDRYEQLGVLGRIYIASEGINAQISVPSARLEDFKKVMNDIDFLNGIRLNFAIEDDGKSFFKLNIKVRKKIVADGIEDPDFNASDCGVHLNALEFNEIISKENTVVVDMRNHYESEVGHFENAICPEVVTFRESLPIISDMLAEHKDKNLVMYCTGGIRCEKASAYLKYKGYKNVFQLNGGIIEYARQVNEQHLENKFKGKNFVFDERLGERISDQIISRCHQCGALCDNHVNCKNDQCHILFIQCPACAQKYEDCCSRRCSDFVKLDDAEKQQIREQLEFNGSKFSKGRYKALGKDEALVLH
- the recA gene encoding recombinase RecA; its protein translation is MSKEREEKLKALALTVDRLEKTYGKGSIMKLGDKPILDSVDSISTGSLGLDIALGIGGLPRGRVVEIYGPESSGKTTLAIHAISECQKRGGIAAFIDAEHAFDRAYAEALGVNTEDLLISQPDNGEQALEITENLIRSGAIDIIVIDSVAALVPKSEIEGEMGESKMGLQARLMSQALRKLTGTIGRTGCCCIFINQLREKIGVMFGNPETTTGGNALKFYASIRLDIRRTSSAIKDKDGNIVGNRVKVKVVKNKMAPPFRVAEFDITYGEGISKSGEIVDLGSELNVIQKSGSWFSYEGTKIAQGRDSAKQFLEDNPELSAQIEEKIKAKLATGKMVKIEESVEAGEA
- a CDS encoding copper-translocating P-type ATPase, whose amino-acid sequence is MKQSIKQIDIYWNSTTNSKSNAKIEDLLKEWSSQLKFQKIHHGIHLESDALFEILPDILSKLQNAAFKIPLLEKLYKVQGMSCANCALSIEDILKDQKGVISAEVNYANSVLKLSYLENLVNSNVLEKLISDHSYHLEAIPDHPITDFDVGEERQFLQNQKHKAFWALIICVPIVWLGMMHMHWVYTPWILWLLSTPVIFWLGRDYFKRAWLLGRHGKVNMDTLVAMSSTVAYCTSVAYLFKAETEQFDLEFKPIYFESAAVVIAFLLLGKWLEEKTKAKTGIAIRKLMELHPATVLRVNTSGGFDEIKSAEANVGDLLLARPGDRIAVDGIVESGNSAVDESLMTGESMPLIKQIGNRVMGGSLNLEGSLTYRAQKVGLETQLAQMIQWVQKAQTTKAPVQKLTDQIASVFVPTVIFLALLSFVIWYFMDPVQGLQKGILALVTVLIVACPCALGLATPTAVIVGMGKAAQHGILIRDAGSLEQVKSIDTLIFDKTGTLTHGIPKLTNVRWFTDIPDHREILKSMAIRSDHPLAKAIEIPSESEMERFPDFYKNHPGLGVEAGFNNIKYFLGSHKFLKQQAQHLISGKLEMITAVVNAQESLVYFFNEENILASLTFRDEIRTGIPGMIRNLKIMNLSIWMLSGDRKSVAESIAKIAGIDRWKGEQSPADKLEFVKKLQSEKHKVAMVGDGINDSPALAQANVSIAMGLGSDIAKETSDIVIVSSEVTKLPMAIGISKATLQTIRQNLFWAFFYNIIGIPIAAGLLYPIWGIWMNPMMAGMAMAFSSVSVVLNSLRLRYKSF
- a CDS encoding TlpA family protein disulfide reductase, encoding MKFHFIYFSFFVFYACQNHEYSVGDRAPEFSKMIWLHSPELQLANLQGKVVLLRWWTDGCVFCVQSADALNEWHQRYADSGLVVIGLYHPKPEPRILDPEEVREFVREKGFQFPIGIDQDWTNLYKFWLGRTPKEFTSVSFLIGKDGKIIYIHPGGEYHKEIAAGHEQCVTSYFEIEMQIQMALRASFH
- a CDS encoding geranylgeranylglyceryl/heptaprenylglyceryl phosphate synthase, with translation MATLYAQLLQKKQRGQKSLAILIDPDKNKLKNLDKIIELANVHGVGYFFVGGSLLSEDHVASSITRIKSESNIPIVLFPGNNYQIDPGADALLFLSLVSGRNPEYLISKHVEAALKIAETNLEVIATAYLLINGGHSNTAAYLSQTLPIPHDKTEIAVATAMACKFLNFQCIYLEAGSGAKIPVASEMIKAVSNKVNLPLIVGGGLKSCPPLELAYQSGADLAVVGNEVETNPDLIKEMMVLVRTFDFKNAKA